The Ischnura elegans chromosome 9, ioIscEleg1.1, whole genome shotgun sequence genome includes the window CCTGCATGTCTGACACTTAGGGatgtattttccatttcaaaacaTACAAGAGAAACAAGAGGAAAATCCATACACAACTGATAGCAATTTTACAAAAAGGCATTTCTAAAATTCCACACAGGAGCTGAAATTAAACCAACAACACTGGAGGTACTAGTCACCTAAATAAAGAATCAAAAATGAagaatcacacacacacacacagatcAGGGAAATGCACACGTTTCCCATTCAggatggtaataataataatataatctttCTTTCAgtgtttttcctttttgaatgatAACAGATCAATGCAACAGTTTACTAATCAATCACAACTAAACGGTTCGACAATATTTTAGCCAACTATTGAAGTTTCCTCAACCACTTACGGATGCCCTCAGAAGCAACATAAAACAATTGATATCCAGATTCGTTATTCAAGAGTCAACTGTGAAACACAAATAAGCACAAAATCAAGTCCTCGAGCATCTCCCTCAGTTGTACAATACAGAATGGATTGCTTTAAACTCTAGGAAGTCTTTGGAAATCCATCAACAACCTTAGTAAAAACTCCACGCTGAAAGATACCCAGTGTCTACAAAAACTTATTGGAAGGAACACACCCACCAAGAGACTGTCAGCTTATAGGGGTCGTCAGGGCTTGTGAGAGGGTTGACAGATGTGTGATGGGACAGTCGCTCCACTACCCTCATCGCACCATCTCATTTGTTGTAGTTCATCTTCAACAGGTGAACTGGGGCTTCTTTTTAAGAGCAATGCCCCAGCCTATCTCATTTCTCTTTGTCCCAACATGTAGTGGATCATATGGGCCGACGAGAAAGCCATAAGCCTTCTGGAAACGAGGTCCTCCTTAGAGGAGCTCCGAGGTAAATTCCTCAGTTTCCATTCAAATGTTCAATCAAGACTGATATCCGGCCAGCCCCTACCCTTGTTCTCCCGCCATGGTCCACTACACGCGACACTCCTTGTCACCCCCTTTGCCCCTCGCCCTCTTGCGTGAGACTGCTTCACGACCAAGACCCCCAGTGGCTCCGCTTGCATCTCCCTCCCCATCAGCTTTGGAAGCAGCCACTGTTGACTTGGAGGATGGGGGAGCGCTTTCCTCACCTTTCGCTCCCTCTGCCCCCTTGTCTGGCGTCTCGGTCGTCTCCTCATCTCATTCTGACTCTCCCCTGAAAAAAGAGACTTTCATGAAACAACATAAAAAGCTTATGCTCTGAACAATTCTGGAGTCCATCAAGAGCCCCactaaaaaaacttcttttcccAGCGAGCCAGGCAGATTTGGCCAAGGTGCTTTTTGAGAGCTCATTCAGACTGAAGCCTGACCTCCATTCATGTTCAACCCTTGAGGAAAACTTGAGCCTGCAGATTCCCTAATTGGACTTTTACTTTGGAGGTCCCACCACCCTATCCATACTAGTTGCCAAGGGGGCATTGTAAAACTTTTGCTACACCTTTGTAGAGACAGCACAAACTTTCAGCGTTACACAATCCAGGGACCAATAATGACCATAACATGGACATAGATAATAATGGAAGGACCTCAAGTTTATACAAAACACTtttaaccccttaactggggagagtgactatagtcgcaagcggactccgctccccatgtggggagcgcgactatagtcgcgcgtgcCGTCGCGTCGCAATTTTATGCGGATgaaggcgtgaatattcattctttatgcatcattgcatgttttttgctttgtcagaggttctataccaatatattttaagtatattgccatttttgtgcaatagctttactataaattttttttcgaaaacggcatatccgaaaatcggtggatttgcggaggagaaagataaggaaatgtctgcccccaaccaaggggttaacAACATGAACAAACCTTTAGTTTATTCCACTAAAATATGCTATTCTTCCTATTTATAACATAGATATTCCTTATCCACCGAATCCATGACAAAATGAATACCCAAGATCAAATCTTAATCTTGAGGCAATAGCagataaaaatgaacaaaacctTTCTGAAAGTTTAATTATTACATCCAACGCAACAATACCTTGGCCTACACAATACCACCAACTAAACTGACCCATTAAATTACACTGATAATAAGACATAAATATAAACCTACTTAGATCACTCAAACAGATTTTACGAGATAAACCTCTTGCTCTTAGAGGAAAAACCTATTTTCACACTCAAGTACATACGTATAAAAGGGTTTACTAGCCTAATAATAGAAGAAGAACCATATAAATTAACACAAGTCTTATGAAATACTGACAATGGCAATCCTTGAAAACCTAATATTTGGAAGACAACATTaatgattcaagtttttgaagcAGATGCACACAAAGGAATCTCTGCTGTAATACACATAAATAAACAAGAGAGTTTTCTCTATTTTTACAACCATTGAACATCGagagaaattcaataaaataataatggttaACCTTCATTGACCTCTGGTTCAATTCCAACACAAAATGTAACCtagattcattcatcattgttgGGACTAAGGATACATCTAAAGGAATTATTTGTGTAGCTTGATGAGTGATAATGCATTTTGATGGGAAAGATAAACATCCAATTACAAGCAGGTTCACAACTCATGCAAAGAGGCCAATATAAGATTTTTAAAAGGATATTAATGAGCACAGCCTTTACTGAAGTCACTGTATGCCATAAAATAAACTGTGACAATAAAGTAGACCCATTGTGCAGGCTTTACAAACTTTAGACTGGGTGTAGCCACTGCTAGACTTCCAGAAaaccttggttttatttttaagtgtatGAAATTGCTCACCCTTCATTAGGCAATTCCTTCACTTGGTCAATATGGAATTCCACAGCTTCTTCGCGATGATTTGTTTTCTCCAACTGAGTTACCGGTGCCACTAAGTAAGTGTCTCTCTCCGCTTTGGCCCATCCTGCGTACTAAAATATCAATTCCATTAGTAATTACACAGCGATAATCTGTTTCCAACCCCACAAAAATATGATGGAAATCCTATACATACAATCTGATCATAGCAAGAAGAAAACTACATACCGACATTGTCACAAGTTACACACATCACAACAGTGCGAGAATACTTCAAATTTCCACGtctaaactaataaataaaatcataatgcACAGCTACCTCTCAACAGCAAgagttagtaaaaaaaaaacaggatggtTGAAAGGAGGAGCGGATGTCAAATAAAAATGACATGGTCCATTACTTAGAGCACTAACGTCACCCCCTTAGAACAAAAACGTAACTCACCAAATTCGTAGACACATGAATTATTTTCCCATCTTTCTCAGAAGGCAGAAACTTCTGCATTAATAAATGAGTATCCAGCTTCCATATAATCgattttgcttcatttttcttGAGTTCCGACTTCAGGACAACAAATGTTCCCTCCTGTAAAACAACCATTTATTAAAATCTTCGAGGACAACAAACCGCTCGTAATCCCAAGCACAAAACCACTCAATAAAGTGAAATGGATAGCAATGGCATATTCTAATAAAGGTCCTCATAGAGAGACTAATGTCATGAATCTACAGCAACAAATCCAATATGATAAATATACCTTAAATGTTTCATCTTCGGACTCATCTTTCTTTTGCCTTTTCCTCTTAGATCTTGGGGGAGAATTTTCGtcgtcttcctcttcttcttcttcctcctcctcctcttcttcttcctcggaGTCCTACACAGAGAATAGAATCCATGTTTCACTCAGAAGTCACGTGGTACAGATGAAGCAAAGCCGGCTTTGATAAGAAATCGCTTTCCGATATCACAATCACATCGATACTAAATTGCTGATAAGTACATaaatataatgcttgaatttgaTAAGAAATTCAACAAATTACCTTTTCCTCCTCAGATTCAGAGGTTCCAACCTCATCAGGATCATCAACCGATGAGTCGTGTTCGGAGTCCTCCTTATTCTGTTTCTTCTTCATGGTTAAGGGCTAAGTTACAAGTTTACGAAACAACAACTCTATATAATTCTTCTCGATACACCTCTCCACCACTTTATCcactcaattattaaaattaataacgaTCAACAACACTCAAGCAACGGTCAGAAGCCTCCACTCTAAAGACGCCATTACCCATTAGTGCGGGAAAGATCAAAGTAGTTGATTCCACAGTTTACGTAAGTGATAAGTGGTGTTTACGcgtaaataatgattaaatatagctactaaaaattttaataaaatttttgagatataaattaaattaaattcttgaaaaataaaaaaaatattggaagtcAAGGGGACCGTTGTGCGTTTTCACGAGATGGCGCTAGTAAATTTCCAGTTACTTCCGGACCATTTGAAAAATGCCGAGAGCACAATCTGTGAAAATAATGGTCATGACAAATGATAATTACCTATTTAtactctatgaatgaattattagtCTACATTTAACccgatgaaagttttttttctggcggagagA containing:
- the LOC124165885 gene encoding histone H3.v1-like; translated protein: MKKKQNKEDSEHDSSVDDPDEVGTSESEEEKDSEEEEEEEEEEEEEEDDENSPPRSKRKRQKKDESEDETFKEGTFVVLKSELKKNEAKSIIWKLDTHLLMQKFLPSEKDGKIIHVSTNLYAGWAKAERDTYLVAPVTQLEKTNHREEAVEFHIDQVKELPNEGGESE